A single window of Candidatus Bathyarchaeota archaeon DNA harbors:
- a CDS encoding LemA family protein: MDTSLLIILSVLAIAGLGLILYFVSTYNRFYTLKNSAEATLGQVRVAMKKRLDMIEQLVDSVKSYAKFEREVLEKVTRLRSEVFKASPEGLRKIDSESRGLLGNLLAVAESYPDLKTSNTVSSLMDGVKDIEGEIARQRYTYNNIAQEYNIMHDTIPSKYIAQLIALIKLEYLKFEEAIERRPKIEF, from the coding sequence TTGGATACATCACTATTAATCATATTATCTGTACTAGCAATAGCAGGATTAGGGCTTATTCTGTATTTCGTCTCAACTTACAATAGATTCTACACACTCAAGAACTCAGCTGAAGCAACTTTAGGGCAAGTACGCGTGGCAATGAAGAAGAGACTTGATATGATTGAGCAACTAGTGGATTCTGTTAAAAGTTACGCAAAGTTTGAAAGAGAAGTATTGGAGAAAGTAACACGTTTAAGATCTGAAGTCTTTAAAGCCAGTCCAGAAGGTTTACGCAAAATCGATTCTGAATCAAGGGGACTTCTTGGGAACTTATTAGCAGTAGCTGAGAGCTATCCAGATCTGAAAACTTCAAATACTGTCTCAAGTCTTATGGATGGTGTTAAAGATATTGAGGGTGAGATCGCTAGACAAAGATATACTTACAATAATATTGCACAAGAATACAATATTATGCATGATACTATTCCTTCAAAGTATATTGCCCAATTGATAGCTCTAATAAAGCTTGAATATCTAAAATTCGAAGAAGCAATTGAAAGACGACCTAAAATAGAATTCTAA